One window of Methanobacterium alcaliphilum genomic DNA carries:
- the mgtA gene encoding magnesium-translocating P-type ATPase, which produces MKKTKKDATNIISRNLIEFSLMDIENTFKSFNTSTEGLNLEESVTRLEKYGKNEIKYEKQLRWYVQLFKSFINPFIGVLIFIALISFTVNVVLATPADRDYKLIIVVIIMVLISGLLHFFQEHRSNQEAEKLKKMVKTTATVIRKGRGKQEIDLFNLVPGDIIHLSAGDMVPADVRIISSKDLFVSQSALTGESEPSEKYNTSSFLNIEKTKINVLDLDNICFMGTNIVSGSALALVLSTGNKTYFGSIAKSLAGKAPITSFERGVNNVSWLLIRFMVVMVPIVFVINGITKNDWVEALLFAVSIAVGLTPEMLPMIVTSNLAKGAVTMAKHKTVVKKLDSIQNFGAMDILCTDKTGTLTLDKIVLEFHLDIHGNEDDRILRHAYLNSYYQTGLKNVMDNAILEFGSKKECIELNNNYSKIDEIPFDFSRRRMSVVLENNEGKRQLITKGAVEEMLDICSFAEYQGNVELLTDEIRSEINGRVEKFNKEGFRVIAVAQKNDVPEENIFDVQDESDMVLMGYLAFLDPPKKSAPETIKALQEHGISVKIITGDNELVTQNICKKVGLPIDNILMGYEIGQMKIEELAKAAENTTIFAKVSPLDKAKIINALKSNNHTVGFIGDGINDASALRESDVGISVDSAVDIAKESADIILLEKNLMVLEKGVLQGRNTFGNILKYIKMTASSNFGNVFSVLVASAFLPFLPMLPIMLLMQNLLYDISQTTIPWDTMDKSYLKKPRKWDASDIGRFMIFIGPISSIFDIATFWVMWYIFAANSIEVQSLFQTGWFIEGLLSQTLIVHMIRTKKIPFIQSRASTPVLLMTGIIMTIGIILPFTSVGAAIGLQALPITYFPWLICILILYFIITQLLKTIYIQKFNRWL; this is translated from the coding sequence ATGAAAAAAACTAAAAAAGATGCAACTAATATAATTTCAAGGAATTTAATCGAATTTTCCTTGATGGACATTGAAAATACATTTAAATCATTTAATACATCAACAGAAGGTTTAAATCTAGAAGAATCAGTAACCCGCCTCGAAAAATATGGAAAAAATGAAATTAAATATGAAAAACAATTACGATGGTATGTACAATTATTCAAATCATTTATAAATCCATTTATAGGCGTATTAATTTTTATAGCTCTGATCTCTTTTACAGTGAATGTTGTTTTAGCTACACCTGCAGATAGGGACTATAAATTAATCATTGTGGTTATTATTATGGTCCTAATTAGTGGTTTGCTCCACTTTTTTCAAGAACATCGTTCTAATCAGGAAGCCGAAAAATTAAAAAAGATGGTAAAAACTACAGCTACTGTAATTCGAAAGGGAAGAGGAAAACAGGAGATAGATTTATTCAATCTAGTGCCTGGAGACATTATTCATCTTTCTGCAGGAGATATGGTGCCGGCAGATGTGAGAATAATTTCATCTAAAGATTTATTTGTAAGTCAATCTGCACTAACTGGTGAATCAGAGCCCTCAGAAAAATATAATACCAGCAGTTTTTTGAATATTGAAAAAACCAAGATCAATGTACTCGATCTGGATAATATCTGCTTTATGGGGACTAATATAGTAAGTGGAAGTGCATTAGCTTTAGTACTTTCAACTGGTAATAAAACATATTTTGGTTCAATAGCAAAGTCTCTTGCTGGAAAAGCCCCTATTACAAGCTTTGAAAGAGGAGTTAATAATGTAAGTTGGCTTTTAATTCGTTTCATGGTCGTAATGGTCCCAATTGTTTTTGTAATTAATGGAATTACAAAAAACGACTGGGTCGAAGCCCTACTTTTTGCAGTATCAATTGCTGTGGGACTTACACCTGAAATGCTCCCTATGATTGTAACCAGCAATCTGGCAAAAGGGGCTGTGACCATGGCCAAGCACAAAACAGTCGTGAAAAAGCTGGATTCAATTCAAAATTTTGGGGCCATGGATATTCTTTGCACAGATAAGACAGGAACTCTAACCCTGGATAAAATAGTACTTGAATTTCATTTAGATATACATGGAAACGAAGATGATAGAATATTGAGACATGCCTATTTGAACAGCTATTATCAAACCGGCCTTAAAAATGTGATGGACAATGCTATTTTGGAGTTTGGATCAAAAAAAGAATGCATTGAATTAAATAACAATTACAGTAAAATTGATGAGATTCCTTTTGACTTTTCAAGACGTAGAATGTCAGTAGTATTAGAAAACAACGAAGGTAAAAGACAATTGATTACAAAGGGAGCTGTAGAGGAAATGCTTGATATTTGCTCTTTTGCTGAATATCAAGGTAATGTGGAGCTTTTAACTGATGAAATTCGAAGTGAAATTAATGGAAGGGTAGAAAAATTTAATAAGGAAGGATTCCGGGTTATTGCAGTTGCCCAGAAAAATGATGTTCCTGAAGAAAACATTTTCGATGTTCAGGACGAAAGTGATATGGTTTTAATGGGATATTTAGCTTTCCTTGATCCCCCAAAAAAATCAGCTCCCGAAACAATTAAAGCACTTCAAGAACATGGGATTTCAGTTAAAATTATAACCGGGGATAATGAACTTGTAACCCAAAATATTTGTAAAAAAGTTGGTTTGCCAATAGATAATATACTGATGGGTTATGAAATAGGGCAGATGAAAATTGAAGAACTTGCAAAAGCAGCGGAAAATACCACCATATTTGCAAAAGTCTCCCCCTTAGATAAAGCCAAAATCATTAATGCATTAAAAAGCAATAACCATACAGTTGGATTCATAGGAGATGGAATTAACGATGCTTCAGCACTTAGGGAATCTGATGTTGGGATTTCAGTAGATAGTGCTGTTGATATAGCTAAAGAATCTGCGGACATAATCCTATTAGAAAAAAATCTGATGGTTCTGGAAAAAGGAGTACTTCAAGGACGGAACACCTTTGGGAATATACTCAAATATATCAAAATGACTGCAAGTTCAAACTTTGGTAATGTATTCAGTGTACTGGTTGCCAGCGCATTTCTCCCATTTCTCCCAATGCTACCCATAATGTTACTAATGCAAAACCTTCTCTATGATATCTCCCAGACGACAATTCCTTGGGATACCATGGATAAAAGTTACCTTAAAAAGCCCCGAAAATGGGATGCCAGTGATATTGGGAGGTTCATGATTTTTATTGGGCCTATTAGCTCAATCTTTGATATTGCAACCTTCTGGGTTATGTGGTATATATTTGCAGCTAATTCAATTGAGGTTCAATCATTATTCCAAACTGGATGGTTTATTGAAGGACTTTTATCCCAGACTTTAATAGTGCATATGATAAGGACTAAAAAAATACCATTCATTCAAAGCAGAGCTTCCACTCCTGTTTTATTGATGACCGGAATCATTATGACCATAGGGATTATTCTCCCCTTTACTTCAGTTGGGGCTGCAATCGGACTACAAGCACTCCCCATTACTTACTTCCCATGGCTTATATGTATATTAATATTGT